From Nocardia sp. NBC_00416:
GACGTACCTGGCTGTAGCTGTAACTATGGGAAACAGTTAAGCCGAATAACCGATGAGAGGCAGTGACGATGACGTCTTCAGCCACCACGCTCTCCGACGACCAGCTGGTCGCGCAGGCGCAGGAGTACGCGGAGAAGCTGTTGCTGCTGTCGGAGGGCTCGGTCAACCGGAATTTCGATCCGTTCACCGATATCGACTGGGACAATCCCGACTTCTCCGCCGATGCGCGGCCCGAGCGCTGGATTCTGCCCAAATCGGGCGATACGGTCGGTCGCCACCCCTGGTACGAGGCGTTACCGGACGATAAGAAGATCGAGCTGGGCAAGTACCGCCAGGCCAATGTCGCGAAGGTGGGCCTGCAGTTCGAGGCCATCCTGATCAGCGGCATGATGCAGCACATCTTCGGTCTGCCCAACGGTGACCCGGAGTTCCGCTACTGCTCCCACGAGATGATCGAGGAGCACAACCACACCCTGATGTTCCAGGAGATGGTCAACCGGATCGGCGTCGACGTCCCGGGCATGGGCCCGCTGGTACGTCAGTTCCGGCAGGTCGCCGTCCCCGTCGCGGTCGCGTTCCCGAACCTGTTCTTCATGGCCGTGCTCGCCGGCGAGGAGCCGATCGATCACATCCAGAAGGAAGTACTGCGCTCCGGTGAGGAAGTGCATCCGATCATGCGCGGGGTCATGGCCATCCATGTGGCCGAAGAGGCCCGTCACATCTCCTTCGCCCACGAGTTCCTCAAGAAGCACGTCCCCGAGTCCTCGGCCGCCAACAAGTTCGTACTGTCGCTGGCCATGCCGATCGTCATGTGGATCCTCGGCCGTGCCATCGTGACCCCGCCCAAGGCGTTCTTCGACGAATTCGATATCCCGCGCAGCGTGCGCAAGGACCTGTTCTACGGCTCCGCCGACGCCAAGCAGACCTTCAGCGACTATTTCGCCGACGTCCGCAGCCTGGCCAAGGAGATCGGCCTGATGAATCCGATCGCCAAGCGGGTGTGGAAGGCGCTCGGCATCGACGGGCACACCACCCGGTACCGGTCCGAGCCTTTGCGCGGCGTGTCCGGCAAAGCGGCCTGAGCGGGCGGTAGCACTCGATGCCCTACGTCGTCACCCAGTCGTGCTGTAGCGACGCGTCCTGTGTGTACGCGTGCCCGGTCAACTGCATCCATCCGACGCCGGACGAACCCGATTTCCGGACCGCGGACATGCTCTACGTCGACCCGGCCGCCTGTGTGGACTGCGGCGCGTGCGCCTCGGCCTGCCCGGTCGACGCCATCACCTCGTCGAAGAAACTGACCGACGAGCAGAAGCCTTTCATCGAGATCAACGCCGATTTCTACCGGCAGTCGCGGCCCCGTCCGCTCCTGGCGCCGCCGGTGCCCGCACCGGCGATCGACACCGCCGGCCGCGGTCCGCTGCGAGTGGCGGTGGTCGGATCGGGTCCCTCGGCCATGTACGCCGCCGACGAACTGCTCACCCAGCCCGATGTGCGGGTGACCGTGTTCGATCGGCTGCCGGTCCCGTACGGGCTGGCCCGCTTCGGTGTCGCGCCCGACCACGCGAAAACCCGCCAGGTGGCCGATCTGTTCGACGTGATGTC
This genomic window contains:
- a CDS encoding AurF N-oxygenase family protein, whose translation is MTSSATTLSDDQLVAQAQEYAEKLLLLSEGSVNRNFDPFTDIDWDNPDFSADARPERWILPKSGDTVGRHPWYEALPDDKKIELGKYRQANVAKVGLQFEAILISGMMQHIFGLPNGDPEFRYCSHEMIEEHNHTLMFQEMVNRIGVDVPGMGPLVRQFRQVAVPVAVAFPNLFFMAVLAGEEPIDHIQKEVLRSGEEVHPIMRGVMAIHVAEEARHISFAHEFLKKHVPESSAANKFVLSLAMPIVMWILGRAIVTPPKAFFDEFDIPRSVRKDLFYGSADAKQTFSDYFADVRSLAKEIGLMNPIAKRVWKALGIDGHTTRYRSEPLRGVSGKAA